A region of Lycium ferocissimum isolate CSIRO_LF1 unplaced genomic scaffold, AGI_CSIRO_Lferr_CH_V1 ctg12184, whole genome shotgun sequence DNA encodes the following proteins:
- the LOC132041887 gene encoding photosystem II D2 protein-like: MSAIALGLDSVQPSRKKQAFFFTGVPSPFSPTTDSIAVDLVKTASSFNSGDKRRANALTIAPTKSGFSASQSRMDSLAFGRFLFEPGHSFHLLSRTGFVKIEDLHLTYSCVRKASQRSWMRSRLRCTLLRDDESPFVALHGAFGLIGFMLRQFELARSVQLRPYNAIAFSGSIAVFLSVFLIYPLGQSAWFFAPSFGVAAIFRFILFFQGFHNWTLNPFHMMGVAGVLGAALLCAIHGATVEKTLFEDGDGANTFRAFNPTQAEETYSMVTANRFWSQIFGVAFSNKRWLHFFMLFVPVTGLWMSALGVVGLALNLRAYDFVSQEIRAAEDPESETFYTKNILLNEGTRAWMAAQDQPHENLIFPEEVLPRGKAL, encoded by the coding sequence TCTCGCCTACAACGGATTCAATAGCAGTGGATCTTGTTAAGACCGCGTCTTCCTTCAACAGCGGGGATAAGAGAAGAGCTAATGCTCTTACTATAGCACCAACCAAAAGCGGATTCTCGGCATCTCAGAGCAGAATGGATTCCCTTGCTTTCGGGCGATTCCTCTTTGAGCCCGGCCACTCTTTTCATTTACTATCGAGAACTGGATTCGTGAAAATAGAGGATCTCCACTTGACTTATAGCTGCGTAAGAAAAGCTAGTCAAAGGAGCTGGATGAGATCCCGCCTCAGATGTACTCTTTTGAGGGATGATGAATCCCCTTTTGTTGCTCTCCATGGAGCTTTTGGCCTAATAGGTTTCATGTTACGTCAATTCGAGCTTGCTCGATCTGTTCAATTGAGACCTTATAATGCAATCGCATTCTCTGGTTCAATTGCTGTTTTTCTTTCTGTATTTCTGATTTATCCACTAGGTCAGTCTGCTTGGTTCTTTGCACCTAGTTTTGGTGTAGCAGCTATATTTCGATTCATCCTCTTTTTTCAAGGGTTTCATAATTGGACCTTGAACCCCTTTCATATGATGGGAGTTGCCGGTGTATTGGGCGCTGCTTTGCTATGCGCCATTCATGGTGCTACCGTAGAAAAGACTTTATTTGAAGACGGTGATGGTGCAAATACATTCCGTGCTTTTAACCCAACTCAAGCCGAAGAAACTTATTCAATGGTCACCGCTAACCGcttttggtcccaaatcttTGGGGTTGCTTTTTCCAATAAACGTTGGTTACATTTCTTTATGTTATTTGTACCAGTAACCGGTTTATGGATGAGTGCTCTTGGAGTAGTCGGTCTAGCCCTGAACCTACGTGCCTATGACTTCGTTTCTCAGGAAATTCGCGCAGCGGAAGATCCTGAATCTGAGACTTTCTACACCAAAAATATTCTCTTAAACGAAGGTACTCGCGCTTGGATGGCGGCTCAAGATCAGCCTCATGAAAACCTTATATTCCCTGAGGAGGTTCTACCACGTGGAAAGGCTCTTTAA